The genomic window CGCTGCTGATAACAACATGAAGCCCCTCTACCGTCTCTGCCTCAATCTCCCGCTCGTTGCTCCCCAGGATGCGAAACTCTAACGTCTCGCTGAGGAACGGTACCACTGCAGTTGGTGACAAATCTGCAATGTACCCCGCTGCGACCATCTTCATCACAGCCGAGGTCAACGGCAATGCCCCCGAAATCTTGGACTGTGACCCGTTGGTGTGCTTCATCGAAAACATGCCCACGGAGCCTGCCAAGTTCTGAGCCGATTCCCAATCGAGCGCATTTGGTGGCGGCTGCCCCAAGAAAAAATAGACCGAGTATGATCCATCAACAGCCTCTGTGTTGACGCGAACATTGGCGGTCCATTCTGTATACCCGCCGTTCTTGATCAGGCGTGCGCTCGAGGGGTTTTGAGCGCTCAACTGGATGTTTGGTCTGAAAGCACCGCTTTGGACGCCCGCTTTGGCGGCATGTCCTAAAGGCCTCGGCTGACCACCTCCGTGCTGAGCGATTGCCATTTGACCGAGGGGGCTGGACGAGCCGTACCACTTGTTGATCTTGTCGATTAGTGAGTGGCGGATGGCATCCTCAGATCCGCGAGAGGGGTCAGTATCTGCATACGTATAGCCGAATACCTCTGTGATCCTCGACATGTCGGAGTCCCAGAACGTGCCATCTGAGGCGAAGTAGAATGGGGTTAGGGGTGTCTTGGATGTTTGGATCGTTCCCTTGATTGCAGTGAATGTGGTCTCGCCCGCTGGCATCGGTGTGATCCACGCGGACGGGTTAAGCATCTGCCATATGGCTATGAGACGATCCGTCATAATATGGTGAAAGAAAAACAAAGGATCAAAGGCGGACAGCGGGACATATGTCATGTGGCCCTTGGATCCGCCGTATATGTGAATCATGTCATGTATGGACTCGATAGAGTCCATCATTGATAGACCTTGTGATGGGGCCCAGGCCTTGTTGCTGAATGCATTATAGTCATGGTAACTCGAGAACAAGACATAGAGACGCTGCTGGATTTCGGGTAGCTTGGATAATAGCGCGTCGTTGACTTTGGAGTTGTTGGAAGGCGGCGATGTGATACTGACTGCCAGTTCGGGCCCTCTTTTCGTCTCGTTCCACTGCTTGAGCTGTTCCATTGTCAGCCGCCGCGAGAACAACGAAAGGTGGAAGCGGTACCGGATTCCAAATGAGCGCGTCTTCGTCAAGAGGATGGAAATGGTAGGAAAATAACGGATTCTTGATGTTTTGAATGCCATTAGGACCGCTTTGAGCGATGATGGGACTCCAAAATACGTCTGGGAGATGTGTCTCTCCAGGAGGCGGGCTTTGGGACCAATCCCAGTAAGGAGCACGAAAATCTGAGGCCGCAATTTGGTACAGCCGTCTTTCGGTGGCATTCGTAAACAATGccgcgatggcgttggccaTTGTATACAATTGTTGCTGGAACGGACGTCAGAGATGCCAGCACTGCGGTCGGTGTCCCAAGATGCGGATGCTACGTACCTCGTAGAGTGCTAGATATGGTCGGTGCCATGTGGGAAAGAGAACCGAGTTATGAGGGCAGTATCCGGATTGACTGGCCCCAGAAGAGGCCTCGACACCGTTCCATGAAACGAATGGGACGCCGTGTATGCCTGCCAGTGGATTGTCAGTCGCACGTTCAGAGGGCTTGGTCATCGAGTTACGCAAACCAGTGACTTGGTAATAGGACAAAGGGTCTTGTTGATCAGCAGTTTGAAACATGCTCATGGAAAGAATGAAGAGGTCCCATTTGTGTTTGTCTGCCCTCATCTGTCGAATCTCCTGCCGAACCGGAATGGTACCGTTGGTGGCCAGCGGCAGTTTGCCGACCAGGATCGGGCTGGCGGTCTGCCGCCGAGTGAGACGAGAGACATCGACACCGAAGTCATATCCCTGACAGCAAGCCAAAGGGATtgcgatggcgaggatggtgACAAGGAGAACGGGGTGTGTCGCTGCTCGCAGCATCGTGTGTCTCTGAAACGGTCTGCGAGATGGGGCTGGAAGCAACGGCTGCGTTTCTTGTACGACCACGGACGGACACGAAAGGACGGCCCAGACGCTGACCGTGATCTCAACAACGAAATTAGTGTAAATGACAGTGGCAATGAATTGAGCACGATCCAGAAGTACCAAGGTCTTGGGGGAGAGCCTTGTCCAAGAGTGCAACCGGAAGAGACAGATTCGGGGCACTACGGGCGAGAGAGGCAGCCGTTGGAGAGGAAAGCGATTGACTGATGGGATGCTGCTTTGCTGGTGGGTGGTAGAAGACTCAAAAgaagggcgggcggctctgGAAGAAACAAGAAAGAGGAGCTAGAaaagcgagcgagcggtcTGGAAAGGAAAGAGAGACGTCCATCCGTCGATGATGCAGCGAGTTGGGAAGGAGCGACTGGCATCTAAGAATTCGCTCCTGCCTCCTGATGGTCATACTCGTGGACTATGACAGAAGCTGGCTCCAGTGCCCCTCAACGGCCGTTCGATTTCCTCAGCTGATGGTGGCATCACCTCACACTTTCTTACCCTTCAGAGCCTCGTCCGGACGCCCacggcgagcgcctgcgACGAAGACCTGACCAATACAGCCAGGCAAGCGCGGAAATGCAAGCCGTTGTTTTTGACACACAAACAGGCGACCAAAACCGACAGCTCTCTTGCCaggtgcgcggcggcatcaaggcccGTTACACCAGTACGACACGCAACGGCTGCCGGCAGCTTTCGAAACGATGGCACACGTTCATAACCGTCATTGGTAGCTGGAACTTGGGCAACTCGAAGAATACCATTGCAACGCCACAGTCCCCATAGATGCGTTGGGCTACCACGACATGTTCTGGACACAAGCAGGAGGCACCGTCAAGGCATCGAAAGGGCC from Purpureocillium takamizusanense chromosome 14, complete sequence includes these protein-coding regions:
- a CDS encoding Tyrosinase (COG:S~EggNog:ENOG503NZ92~SECRETED:SignalP(1-26~SECRETED:cutsite=CQG-YD~SECRETED:prob=0.5230)) → MLRAATHPVLLVTILAIAIPLACCQGYDFGVDVSRLTRRQTASPILVGKLPLATNGTIPVRQEIRQMRADKHKWDLFILSMSMFQTADQQDPLSYYQVTGIHGVPFVSWNGVEASSGASQSGYCPHNSVLFPTWHRPYLALYEQQLYTMANAIAALFTNATERRLYQIAASDFRAPYWDWSQSPPPGETHLPDVFWSPIIAQSGPNGIQNIKNPLFSYHFHPLDEDALIWNPLKQWNETKRGPELAVSITSPPSNNSKVNDALLSKLPEIQQRLYVLFSSYHDYNAFSNKAWAPSQGLSMMDSIESIHDMIHIYGGSKGHMTYVPLSAFDPLFFFHHIMTDRLIAIWQMLNPSAWITPMPAGETTFTAIKGTIQTSKTPLTPFYFASDGTFWDSDMSRITEVFGYTYADTDPSRGSEDAIRHSLIDKINKWYGSSSPLGQMAIAQHGGGQPRPLGHAAKAGVQSGAFRPNIQLSAQNPSSARLIKNGGYTEWTANVRVNTEAVDGSYSVYFFLGQPPPNALDWESAQNLAGSVGMFSMKHTNGSQSKISGALPLTSAVMKMVAAGYIADLSPTAVVPFLSETLEFRILGSNEREIEAETVEGLHVVISSADVKIPRAKELPTWGRSKTRLEMWV